Below is a genomic region from Fusobacterium russii ATCC 25533.
ATAAATTCTTGCAAAATAATATAGATATGTTATAATAAATATTGCCCTGCTCAAAATCAAAAGTATTTTGGGCAAAAACCAAAGGGAGGAGGTAGAAGATATGAAAAAATATGAAATTATGTACATTATCAATCCTACTGTTTTAGAAGAAGGAAGAGAGGCTTTAATAGCAGAAGTAAACGAATTGTTACAAACTAATGGAGCAACTATAGCTAAAACAGAAAAATGGGGAGAAAGAAAACTAGCTTATCCAATAGAAAAGAAAAAATCTGGTTTCTATGTACTAACTACTTTTGAGATTGACGGAGTAAAATTAGCAGAAGTAGAAGCTAAGTTAAACATTATAGAATCTATAATGAGATATATAGTTGTTAAACTTGACTAATTTTAGACAGAGGAAATTATCGTTAATTCTCATAAAGGAGGTAATAACAAATGGCAGAATTTAGAAGAAGAAGAGCTAAATTAAGAGTCAAAGCTGAAGAAATTGATTATAAAAATGTTGAACTTTTAAAAAGATTTGTATCTGATAAGGGTAAAATCAATCCTTCAAGATTGACAGGGGCTAATGCTAAGTTACAAAGAAAAATAGCAAAAGCAATAAAAAGAGCAAGAAATATAGCTCTTATACCATATACAAGAATAGAGAAATAATTTTAAAACAAAACTAAGAGCATCTGATTTAGGATGCTCTTATTTTTAGATATAGCAGCAATTTTTTTTAGAATAGGAGAGAGATGTGAAAGAAGAAATTTTAGTTTTTGGACATAAAAATCCTGAT
It encodes:
- the rpsF gene encoding 30S ribosomal protein S6; protein product: MKKYEIMYIINPTVLEEGREALIAEVNELLQTNGATIAKTEKWGERKLAYPIEKKKSGFYVLTTFEIDGVKLAEVEAKLNIIESIMRYIVVKLD
- the rpsR gene encoding 30S ribosomal protein S18, whose amino-acid sequence is MAEFRRRRAKLRVKAEEIDYKNVELLKRFVSDKGKINPSRLTGANAKLQRKIAKAIKRARNIALIPYTRIEK